The proteins below come from a single Leifsonia sp. 1010 genomic window:
- a CDS encoding recombinase family protein has protein sequence MTRAAIYARISQTHPNVEARLDQEKRCRVLAERGGYEIVAVRADDGISGFTDNTRPG, from the coding sequence ATGACCCGTGCTGCCATCTATGCTCGCATTTCGCAGACTCATCCGAATGTTGAGGCCAGACTAGATCAGGAGAAGCGCTGCCGGGTACTAGCGGAGCGTGGGGGCTATGAGATCGTGGCCGTTCGCGCCGATGACGGCATTTCCGGCTTCACCGACAACACCCGACCCGGTTAG
- a CDS encoding DUF2781 domain-containing protein, with amino-acid sequence MSTVTPGTATNGVATAPVAPANLPLRKRPVDIFFIVMFSLFIVTCIISDAIPTLGIPQTATTTNILAQWNYTYSSQYDPLYMQEPLWLRFITGTSAFIYLPFYVLLVVCLVKGFNWIQLFAVIYATMIISLTAIPIFGVEFFGPVGQRTPNPVVFLLYNGPYVLVPLLLLIRMRKPLPFTRRF; translated from the coding sequence GTGAGCACCGTGACCCCTGGAACCGCGACGAACGGTGTCGCCACCGCACCGGTGGCGCCCGCCAATCTGCCTCTGCGCAAGCGTCCGGTCGACATCTTCTTCATCGTGATGTTCTCGCTGTTCATCGTGACCTGCATCATCAGTGACGCGATCCCCACGCTCGGGATCCCGCAGACCGCCACGACGACGAACATCCTGGCGCAGTGGAACTACACGTACTCGTCGCAGTACGACCCTCTCTACATGCAGGAGCCGCTGTGGCTGCGGTTCATCACCGGGACGAGCGCCTTCATCTACCTGCCGTTCTACGTGCTGCTGGTCGTCTGCCTCGTGAAGGGCTTCAACTGGATCCAGCTGTTCGCCGTGATCTACGCGACGATGATCATCAGCCTCACGGCCATCCCGATCTTCGGCGTCGAGTTCTTCGGACCGGTGGGGCAGCGCACGCCCAACCCGGTCGTCTTCCTGCTCTACAACGGGCCCTACGTTCTGGTGCCGTTGCTGCTGCTCATCCGGATGCGCAAACCGCTGCCGTTCACGAGGAGGTTCTGA
- a CDS encoding multidrug efflux SMR transporter produces the protein MSSVLGYLFLAVAIATEVVATTFLKFTSGDNPKWWAFVIVVVGYVASFFALSLALGRGVPLGIAYAIWSAVGVAAIAIISWVFFKESLSWVQIAGLVLVIGGVGLLELGAKHPAA, from the coding sequence GTGTCTTCCGTGCTGGGCTACCTGTTTCTCGCCGTCGCCATCGCGACAGAGGTCGTCGCGACGACCTTCCTGAAGTTCACCTCCGGCGACAACCCCAAGTGGTGGGCATTCGTCATCGTCGTCGTCGGCTACGTCGCGTCGTTCTTCGCGCTGTCCCTGGCGCTCGGCCGCGGCGTGCCCCTCGGCATCGCCTACGCGATCTGGTCGGCCGTCGGTGTCGCGGCGATCGCGATCATCTCCTGGGTGTTCTTCAAGGAGTCGCTCAGCTGGGTGCAGATCGCCGGGCTCGTTCTCGTGATCGGCGGCGTCGGCCTGCTCGAACTGGGCGCGAAGCACCCCGCCGCCTAG
- a CDS encoding N-acetyltransferase family protein — translation MLEEEYQERRVLPRHLRKPAPAEAPFEYAIREARPEDLPHVREIYNHYVANSTVTFDEDAMTLREWKSKYAYLKKLGMPFIVAESPSGQILGYALVQPWKQKRAYRFTVENSIYLGAASTGKGLGPVLMQELIDRSKAAGLKEIIAVIADKGAEASIRMHENFGFTEIGRMGRVGYKFDRWLGTVLMQKSLK, via the coding sequence GTGCTGGAAGAGGAATACCAGGAACGTCGGGTGCTGCCGCGGCACCTGCGCAAGCCTGCGCCCGCGGAGGCGCCGTTCGAGTACGCGATCCGTGAGGCGCGCCCGGAGGACCTCCCGCACGTCCGCGAGATCTACAACCACTACGTGGCCAACAGCACCGTCACCTTCGACGAGGATGCGATGACGCTGCGCGAGTGGAAGAGCAAGTACGCCTACCTCAAGAAGCTCGGGATGCCGTTCATCGTGGCCGAGTCCCCGAGCGGCCAGATCCTCGGCTACGCCCTGGTGCAGCCGTGGAAGCAGAAGCGCGCATATCGGTTCACGGTCGAGAACTCGATCTACCTGGGTGCCGCATCCACCGGGAAGGGGCTCGGTCCGGTCCTGATGCAGGAGCTGATCGACCGATCCAAGGCGGCGGGCCTCAAGGAGATCATCGCGGTGATCGCCGACAAGGGCGCAGAGGCGTCCATCCGGATGCACGAGAACTTCGGTTTCACCGAGATCGGCCGGATGGGCCGCGTCGGCTACAAGTTCGACCGCTGGCTCGGCACGGTGCTGATGCAGAAGTCGCTGAAGTAA
- a CDS encoding phosphoribosyltransferase translates to MASELDDSGADVLQEAEREVLGWLEFGEASRHLAGEVVESGFEPDMVVAIARGGLLLAGAISYALGIKACGALNVEFYTGVDTRLPEPVVLPPMLDSAALQSKRVLLVDDVSDSGRTLAMVVDLIAASGADVRTVCLYSKPRTVLEPDFVWRRTDRWITFPWSALPPVTAATH, encoded by the coding sequence ATGGCCAGCGAACTCGACGATTCCGGTGCAGACGTCCTCCAGGAGGCGGAACGGGAGGTCCTCGGCTGGTTGGAGTTCGGCGAGGCGTCGCGTCACCTGGCCGGTGAGGTCGTGGAGTCCGGGTTCGAGCCGGACATGGTGGTCGCGATCGCCCGCGGCGGCCTGCTGCTCGCCGGCGCCATCTCGTATGCGCTCGGCATCAAGGCGTGCGGCGCGCTGAACGTCGAGTTCTACACGGGCGTCGACACCCGCCTCCCCGAGCCCGTCGTGCTCCCGCCGATGCTCGACTCCGCCGCCCTGCAGTCGAAGCGGGTCCTCCTCGTCGACGACGTGTCCGACTCCGGCCGGACGCTCGCGATGGTGGTGGATCTGATCGCGGCCTCCGGCGCTGACGTCCGCACGGTGTGCCTCTACTCCAAGCCGCGCACGGTGCTCGAACCCGACTTCGTCTGGCGCCGCACCGACCGCTGGATCACCTTCCCGTGGTCCGCCCTCCCGCCGGTGACGGCCGCGACCCACTGA
- a CDS encoding uracil-DNA glycosylase, whose translation MPKTLAELAADGSMDPGWAAALEPVADRIAAMGEFLRAEVAAGRHYLPAGDAVLRAFRAPLADVRVLIVGQDPYPTPGHPIGLSFAVERHVRPLPRSLQNIYRELGDDLGVTPPPHGDLGAWSDHGIMLLNRVLTVRPGEPASHRGKGWEAVTEHAIRSLVARGRPFVSILWGRDAATLRPLLDGNPVIESAHPSPLSASRGFFGSKPFSRANALLTKLGEKPVDWSLEP comes from the coding sequence GTGCCGAAGACGCTCGCGGAGCTGGCCGCCGACGGTTCGATGGACCCGGGATGGGCGGCCGCCCTCGAACCCGTCGCGGACCGCATCGCGGCGATGGGCGAGTTCCTCCGCGCCGAGGTGGCCGCCGGGCGGCACTACCTGCCCGCCGGTGACGCCGTCCTCCGAGCCTTCCGGGCGCCGCTCGCCGACGTTCGCGTGCTGATCGTCGGCCAGGACCCGTACCCGACGCCGGGGCACCCCATCGGGCTCTCGTTCGCCGTGGAGCGCCACGTGCGCCCGCTGCCGCGCAGCCTCCAGAACATCTACCGCGAGCTTGGCGACGATCTGGGCGTGACGCCGCCGCCCCACGGCGACCTCGGCGCCTGGTCCGACCACGGGATCATGCTGCTCAACCGCGTGCTGACGGTCCGGCCGGGGGAGCCGGCTTCGCACCGCGGGAAGGGATGGGAGGCCGTGACCGAGCACGCCATCCGCTCGCTCGTGGCCCGCGGCCGGCCGTTCGTGTCCATCCTGTGGGGGAGGGATGCTGCAACGCTCAGGCCGCTGCTCGACGGCAACCCGGTGATCGAGTCGGCGCACCCCAGCCCGCTGTCGGCGTCACGCGGCTTCTTCGGGTCGAAGCCCTTCTCGCGCGCCAATGCCCTGCTGACGAAACTGGGCGAGAAGCCGGTCGACTGGTCGCTGGAACCGTAA